From a region of the Streptomyces tirandamycinicus genome:
- a CDS encoding ATP-binding protein, producing the protein MSDDDKSPAREIITDYAQANFRYFRTADGTVYAQRNGHPVARPIRSQGTTGSHRQELMVDLFRDGIGVFNGTALKEALDLIEALALTEETQPVHIRVAPGFDGATWLDLGRADGQSVRIHPTGWAIAVPDPREVCWRRTQLTGELPLPVKDTDGKGIDLLLRLTNFATAETECLALAWLIGSLGPSVPVPAPFLTGPQGAGKSTAGRMLMRIVEGMSSDLRRAPKDEENLIAAVAAGWVTALDNLSHMTPDLSDAMCCIVTGAESVKRALFTDGDVVRARYRRPLLLTGIDVGVIRPDLAERLLPLRLERPRVRRTEAELWAEYEQVLPVILGSLLDLAVKVRAAEADIPTDLRMADFAHLCAQLDAATGFGSLAAYRASLDELNDDVIEGDLLAQTVLKHAASMTPGEETRMTSSEWLYALTGLYSGEECRPLPRGWPTTGKVLSDRLKRLQPTLAARGVVVDWGRTGAARYIEMTRPAAHQQDALN; encoded by the coding sequence ACGACGACAAGAGCCCCGCGCGCGAGATCATCACCGACTACGCGCAGGCCAACTTCCGGTACTTCCGCACCGCGGACGGCACCGTCTACGCGCAGCGGAACGGCCACCCCGTCGCGCGGCCGATCCGGTCCCAGGGCACGACGGGCAGCCACCGCCAGGAACTCATGGTCGACCTGTTCCGCGACGGCATCGGCGTGTTCAACGGCACCGCCCTCAAAGAAGCCCTGGACCTCATTGAGGCGTTGGCGCTGACCGAGGAGACCCAGCCCGTGCACATCCGGGTCGCGCCCGGCTTCGACGGCGCCACGTGGCTCGACCTCGGCCGCGCAGACGGCCAGTCGGTGCGCATCCACCCCACCGGGTGGGCGATCGCTGTCCCGGATCCGCGTGAGGTGTGCTGGCGGCGAACCCAGCTCACCGGGGAACTGCCGCTGCCGGTGAAGGACACCGACGGGAAGGGCATCGACCTGCTTTTGCGGTTGACCAACTTCGCCACGGCGGAGACCGAGTGCCTGGCCCTCGCCTGGCTCATCGGCAGTCTCGGACCGTCCGTCCCCGTCCCGGCCCCGTTCCTCACCGGCCCGCAAGGCGCTGGGAAGTCGACGGCCGGGCGGATGCTCATGCGGATCGTCGAAGGTATGAGCAGCGACCTGCGGCGGGCGCCGAAGGACGAGGAGAACCTGATCGCGGCCGTGGCGGCGGGGTGGGTCACCGCCCTGGACAACCTCTCCCACATGACCCCGGACCTCTCCGATGCGATGTGCTGCATCGTGACCGGCGCCGAGAGCGTCAAGCGTGCCCTGTTCACCGATGGGGACGTCGTCCGGGCCCGCTACCGGCGCCCGCTGCTGCTGACCGGCATCGACGTGGGCGTGATCCGGCCCGACCTCGCCGAACGGCTGCTGCCCCTGCGGCTGGAGCGGCCGCGGGTACGGCGGACCGAGGCCGAGCTATGGGCAGAGTACGAGCAGGTTCTGCCCGTCATCCTCGGCTCGCTGCTGGACCTTGCGGTGAAGGTGCGGGCCGCCGAGGCAGACATCCCGACCGACCTGCGGATGGCCGACTTCGCGCACCTGTGCGCGCAGCTCGACGCGGCGACCGGCTTCGGCTCGCTGGCCGCCTACCGGGCCAGCCTGGACGAGCTCAACGACGACGTCATCGAGGGCGACCTCCTCGCCCAGACCGTGCTCAAGCATGCGGCCAGCATGACGCCAGGGGAGGAGACGCGGATGACGTCCTCGGAGTGGCTGTACGCGCTCACCGGCCTCTACAGCGGCGAGGAGTGCCGCCCGCTGCCGAGAGGCTGGCCCACCACGGGCAAAGTCCTCTCCGACCGGCTCAAGCGCCTTCAGCCCACCCTCGCCGCCCGGGGCGTGGTCGTCGACTGGGGCCGCACCGGTGCCGCCCGCTACATCGAGATGACCCGCCCGGCCGCACACCAGCAGGACGCGCTGAACTGA
- a CDS encoding helix-turn-helix domain-containing protein: MNSPLPTSHQALTVPEVMSALRMSRFKVYDLIRSKRLPSFTEGRLRRVPADAVATYMKNRLEEAA, from the coding sequence ATGAACTCCCCCCTGCCCACAAGTCACCAGGCCCTGACCGTGCCCGAGGTCATGAGCGCGCTTCGGATGAGCCGTTTCAAGGTCTACGACCTGATCCGGTCCAAGCGGCTCCCCAGCTTCACCGAAGGGCGACTGCGCCGCGTCCCCGCAGACGCGGTGGCCACGTACATGAAGAACCGTCTTGAGGAGGCCGCCTGA
- a CDS encoding tyrosine-type recombinase/integrase, giving the protein MARKRNPNGAGSVWQRKDGRYEGRVYVPQPDGTRRPKTVYGATWDECDAKRQELVLRDRQGVPTPTRSAKLSEWLPYWLEEFVRGDRKKTTYAKYETHVRRYLIPQIGSKRLENLGAADVRRMLAAVTVQASAATAKESHRVLRSALTAACREELISRNVVKLVPAPRVQPRELKPWSLEQTTTFLEAARKDPLYTAFVLAVTLGLRRGEILGLRWSDIDLEHRTLTVRNQLQRVQKELYEDTTKNRRTRAIPIPLMCVAPLRWQRLGQAGQRVAAGESWHGGDYVFTTRTGRPVEPRNLSRSFERVSDDAGLPRIRLHDARHGCATLLFAAGVPARVVMEILGHSQIAVTMNIYTHVSDDNRREAMGHMDRLLRRRRRSD; this is encoded by the coding sequence ATGGCACGCAAGCGAAACCCGAACGGCGCCGGCAGTGTCTGGCAGCGCAAGGACGGGCGGTACGAAGGACGGGTGTACGTCCCGCAGCCGGACGGAACCCGCAGGCCCAAGACCGTCTACGGCGCGACCTGGGACGAGTGCGACGCCAAGCGCCAGGAGCTGGTGCTGCGGGACCGCCAGGGCGTCCCCACCCCGACGCGCTCGGCCAAGCTTTCCGAGTGGTTGCCCTACTGGCTGGAGGAGTTCGTCAGGGGCGACCGCAAGAAGACCACGTACGCCAAGTACGAGACACACGTCCGGCGCTACCTGATCCCCCAGATCGGCTCCAAGCGGCTGGAGAACCTCGGAGCTGCCGACGTACGCCGCATGCTCGCGGCCGTCACCGTTCAGGCATCTGCGGCAACGGCCAAGGAGTCCCACCGAGTGCTCCGCAGCGCGCTGACGGCCGCGTGCCGAGAGGAACTGATCAGCAGGAACGTGGTCAAACTCGTCCCTGCGCCGCGAGTGCAGCCGAGGGAACTCAAACCGTGGAGCCTGGAGCAGACGACCACCTTCCTGGAGGCCGCGAGGAAGGATCCGCTGTACACAGCCTTCGTTCTCGCCGTGACGCTCGGGTTGCGCCGCGGCGAGATTCTGGGGTTGCGCTGGTCGGACATCGACCTGGAGCACCGCACACTCACGGTGCGGAACCAGCTCCAGCGCGTGCAGAAGGAGCTGTACGAGGACACGACTAAGAACCGCAGGACACGGGCGATCCCCATCCCGCTGATGTGCGTGGCTCCTCTGCGCTGGCAGCGGCTGGGACAGGCCGGACAGCGAGTCGCCGCCGGTGAGAGCTGGCACGGTGGCGACTACGTGTTCACGACTCGCACGGGACGGCCGGTGGAGCCGAGGAACCTCAGCCGGTCGTTCGAGCGCGTATCGGACGACGCGGGGCTCCCCCGCATCCGGCTGCACGACGCCCGGCACGGCTGCGCCACCCTGCTGTTCGCCGCCGGGGTGCCGGCGCGCGTGGTGATGGAGATCCTGGGGCACTCGCAGATCGCCGTCACCATGAACATCTACACCCATGTGTCGGACGACAACCGGCGCGAGGCGATGGGACACATGGACCGGCTCTTGCGACGTCGCCGCCGGTCAGACTGA
- a CDS encoding DUF4383 domain-containing protein, with amino-acid sequence MASTNTSQATRHPGGGRVALNEHLPVDHKLNQVYRYGAGLMGLILLAFGILGLTHNLGFFDTGNDTVAGLNTNGALSVLSICVGLLLFVGMVIGGNFASTLNMVLGILFIFSGFVNLGLLDTDANFLNFRIQNVLFSFVVGIMLMWFGMYGRVSSTLPHDNPYWKARHPEEAAREEQARAERMEKGRMQAGRMLPREGSESGRQERPPG; translated from the coding sequence ATGGCATCCACCAACACGTCGCAGGCCACGCGGCACCCCGGCGGCGGGCGCGTCGCCCTGAACGAGCATCTGCCCGTGGACCACAAGCTCAACCAGGTCTACCGCTACGGCGCGGGGCTCATGGGTCTGATCCTGCTGGCCTTCGGGATCCTCGGACTGACGCACAACCTGGGCTTCTTCGACACGGGCAACGACACCGTCGCGGGTCTGAACACCAACGGCGCGCTGAGCGTGCTGTCCATCTGTGTCGGGCTGCTGCTGTTCGTCGGCATGGTCATCGGCGGGAACTTCGCCTCCACGCTGAACATGGTGCTCGGCATCCTCTTCATCTTCAGCGGCTTCGTGAACCTGGGGCTGCTGGACACCGACGCCAACTTCCTCAACTTCCGCATCCAGAACGTGCTCTTCAGCTTCGTCGTGGGGATCATGCTGATGTGGTTCGGCATGTACGGACGGGTGAGCAGCACGCTCCCCCACGACAACCCCTACTGGAAAGCCCGCCACCCGGAGGAGGCGGCGAGGGAGGAGCAGGCACGGGCGGAACGGATGGAGAAGGGTCGGATGCAGGCGGGGCGGATGCTGCCGCGCGAGGGTTCGGAGTCCGGTCGCCAGGAACGACCGCCCGGCTAA
- a CDS encoding FmdB family zinc ribbon protein, translating to MPRYEYRCRTCDDTFELSRPMAESSAPAPCPAGHEDTVKLLSAVAVGGTSTGPAPAPTGGGGGGGCCGGGCCG from the coding sequence ATGCCCCGTTACGAGTACCGCTGCCGTACCTGCGACGACACCTTCGAGCTGAGCCGGCCCATGGCCGAGTCCTCCGCTCCCGCACCCTGCCCCGCAGGGCACGAGGACACCGTGAAGCTGCTCTCGGCGGTCGCCGTGGGCGGGACGAGCACGGGGCCGGCGCCTGCGCCGACCGGGGGTGGCGGTGGTGGTGGTTGCTGCGGGGGCGGCTGCTGCGGCTGA